The following proteins come from a genomic window of Fusibacter sp. A1:
- a CDS encoding 5'-nucleotidase C-terminal domain-containing protein, which produces MKNRKLLSLFLALVMILSSLSIGVFADSYLVKKGDVLWKIAEQYGTDYKTLAEYNNIKDPNMIYEGTTLQIPETSKKITLLGTADLHGRIYAYEYAIDSVDADAGLAKIQTIVKRERELNPDAILMDVGDTIQDNSAELFNDLPVHPMVQVMNEMDFDIWAIGNHEFNFEKSLLDRNIAAFEGTAISANIYKTGTNERFIDGYKILNVDGVRVAIVGMIPPYVPVWEASSPSHFSGLEFKSIADETAKVVAELEGKYDVLVGAYHLGPDDDHGFEGLNAIAEAFPQFDVMFGGHAHSRYVTEVNGVTLIEPGAYGWALAKADIEVVPTADGYEVKQVVAQNIETYKEVEDQGILDKFAFVHEQSVADANTVVGKVTADYIEDVDYITGDAVVTTMPTAQIIDTPLIDLINDVQMFYTKAQISSAAAFKNDMNLVAGDFKKKDVANIYKYANTLVGVNITGANLKGYMEWSASYYNTYTPGDVTVSFDQNIRGYNYDMFSGVTYDIDISKPAGSRITNLMLDGKAISDTMVYKLAVNNYRFGTLLSNGWVVDADKYYDSYETMQDAGRIRDLIIKYIGEEKAGVATPSVDNNWKIIGADLEHALKSQVIDMLKAGTISIPRSEDGRTPNVKSLNIIDLLKDGTISSTDYKNLTLLHTNDMHGFFIEGKYDGMGAAKMATFIKGMKADSANTLLLDAGDALQGHNLVTLSDGEEGTKVLNALGYDAMTLGNHEFDYGSAQTVKLGGMLNFPMLAANVKKTDGSLLVDDYKIFSVDGIKVGVFGLGTPETVYKSHPDNTAGITFEDIYTTATAMVTTLKAEGAQVIVTLAHIGDEGEFTTGMLAEKVAGIDVIIDGHSHSTYPDGKLVGTTLIVAAGEKTKNVGVVELTVKSGMVDAKKATLFTKSASAALTDDAAMTAIVADIQAKNDVITEEVVATSPVLLVGEKQFVRTSETNLGNLLTEALLDISKADVAFTNGGGIRSSIDVGPVTKGEVLTVLPYGNTVRVIELTGADIWAAIENGVDEYPSAKGAFPHIAGMTVKFDSTKAAGSRVTEIMVAGNAIDLTKTYTMATNDFLVAGGDGYSMFKGKKVVAEFGAMDEVLIDYMNAMGFDKAVEDNRIMDINDVVSFIFNFFAA; this is translated from the coding sequence ATGAAGAACAGAAAACTGCTAAGTTTATTCCTAGCACTTGTGATGATTCTATCATCGCTATCCATCGGCGTATTCGCTGATTCGTATTTAGTTAAGAAAGGTGACGTACTTTGGAAGATAGCCGAACAGTACGGAACAGACTACAAGACGCTTGCTGAATACAACAACATCAAAGATCCTAATATGATCTATGAAGGCACGACACTTCAAATTCCTGAGACTTCCAAGAAGATCACTCTTCTTGGAACAGCTGACTTACACGGCAGAATCTACGCATACGAATATGCGATTGATTCTGTAGATGCGGATGCCGGTCTTGCTAAGATCCAAACGATCGTGAAAAGAGAGAGAGAACTAAATCCCGATGCGATCCTTATGGATGTAGGCGACACGATCCAAGACAACAGTGCTGAACTATTCAACGACCTTCCGGTTCATCCGATGGTTCAAGTCATGAACGAAATGGACTTTGACATCTGGGCTATAGGAAACCACGAGTTCAACTTTGAAAAGTCTCTACTAGACAGAAACATCGCCGCTTTTGAAGGCACAGCGATTTCTGCAAACATCTACAAGACTGGTACTAACGAAAGATTCATCGACGGTTACAAGATTCTAAATGTCGATGGCGTCAGAGTTGCTATCGTAGGTATGATTCCTCCATATGTACCAGTATGGGAAGCAAGTTCTCCAAGTCACTTCAGTGGTTTAGAATTTAAAAGTATCGCTGACGAGACTGCTAAGGTAGTTGCAGAACTTGAAGGTAAGTACGACGTATTGGTCGGCGCTTACCACTTAGGTCCAGATGACGATCATGGCTTTGAAGGTCTTAATGCGATTGCGGAAGCATTCCCTCAATTTGACGTTATGTTCGGCGGACACGCTCACTCAAGATACGTAACTGAAGTCAACGGTGTTACGCTTATCGAGCCAGGCGCTTACGGCTGGGCACTTGCAAAAGCGGATATCGAAGTAGTTCCAACTGCTGACGGATATGAAGTCAAGCAAGTTGTAGCACAAAATATCGAAACATACAAAGAAGTTGAAGATCAAGGTATCCTTGATAAGTTCGCATTTGTACACGAGCAATCAGTAGCTGACGCCAACACAGTTGTCGGTAAGGTTACTGCAGATTACATCGAAGACGTGGATTACATCACAGGTGATGCGGTTGTTACTACAATGCCGACAGCACAAATCATCGATACTCCACTAATCGACTTGATCAACGACGTGCAAATGTTCTACACTAAAGCTCAAATCAGTTCTGCTGCAGCGTTCAAGAACGACATGAACCTAGTTGCAGGCGACTTTAAGAAAAAAGACGTAGCAAACATCTACAAATATGCAAACACACTAGTCGGTGTCAACATCACTGGCGCAAACCTTAAAGGTTACATGGAATGGTCTGCTAGCTACTACAACACATACACTCCTGGTGATGTGACAGTAAGCTTTGATCAAAACATACGTGGTTACAACTACGATATGTTCTCTGGCGTAACATACGACATCGACATTTCAAAACCTGCTGGTTCTAGAATCACTAACCTAATGCTTGACGGTAAGGCGATTTCTGACACTATGGTTTACAAACTTGCAGTGAACAACTACAGATTCGGTACGCTTTTAAGTAACGGCTGGGTTGTAGATGCTGACAAATACTACGATTCATATGAAACTATGCAAGATGCAGGTCGTATCAGAGACCTGATCATCAAGTACATCGGCGAGGAAAAAGCAGGCGTTGCTACCCCATCGGTAGACAACAACTGGAAAATCATTGGTGCTGATCTTGAACACGCATTAAAATCACAAGTAATCGATATGCTTAAAGCTGGTACGATTTCTATCCCTAGATCAGAAGATGGAAGAACACCGAATGTTAAATCACTTAACATCATCGATCTTTTGAAAGACGGTACGATTTCAAGCACTGATTACAAGAACCTTACATTACTTCACACAAACGATATGCACGGATTCTTTATCGAAGGCAAATATGACGGTATGGGTGCTGCTAAAATGGCGACATTCATCAAAGGCATGAAGGCTGATAGCGCAAATACGTTATTGCTTGATGCTGGTGACGCGCTACAAGGTCACAACCTTGTCACTCTTTCTGACGGTGAAGAAGGTACAAAAGTACTTAACGCACTTGGTTACGATGCGATGACACTTGGTAACCACGAGTTCGACTACGGTTCGGCTCAAACAGTAAAACTTGGTGGAATGCTTAATTTCCCAATGCTTGCTGCTAACGTGAAGAAAACTGACGGTTCATTGCTTGTTGATGACTATAAGATCTTTTCAGTTGACGGCATCAAAGTTGGCGTATTCGGTTTAGGAACTCCTGAAACTGTTTACAAATCACATCCAGACAACACTGCCGGTATCACATTCGAAGATATCTACACTACAGCTACAGCGATGGTGACTACACTTAAAGCTGAAGGCGCACAAGTGATCGTTACACTTGCCCACATCGGCGATGAAGGCGAATTCACAACAGGCATGTTAGCTGAAAAAGTTGCCGGTATCGATGTAATCATCGACGGTCACTCGCACTCGACATATCCTGACGGTAAACTTGTCGGTACTACTTTAATCGTAGCTGCTGGTGAAAAGACTAAGAACGTCGGTGTTGTAGAACTTACAGTGAAATCGGGTATGGTCGATGCTAAAAAAGCGACTCTATTCACTAAGAGTGCATCAGCTGCTCTTACTGACGACGCTGCAATGACAGCAATCGTAGCTGACATCCAAGCTAAGAACGATGTAATCACTGAAGAAGTTGTTGCAACATCACCAGTACTTTTAGTTGGTGAAAAACAGTTTGTCAGAACTAGCGAAACAAACCTTGGTAACCTATTGACAGAAGCACTTCTTGACATCAGTAAAGCAGATGTTGCTTTCACTAACGGTGGCGGTATCAGATCTTCAATCGATGTTGGTCCTGTTACAAAAGGTGAAGTCTTGACAGTACTTCCTTACGGTAATACTGTAAGAGTCATCGAACTTACTGGCGCTGACATTTGGGCGGCTATCGAAAACGGCGTGGATGAATATCCTTCAGCTAAAGGTGCTTTCCCTCATATCGCTGGTATGACAGTTAAGTTTGACTCTACAAAAGCTGCTGGCAGCCGAGTTACAGAAATCATGGTTGCAGGTAATGCGATTGATTTAACTAAAACATACACAATGGCTACTAATGACTTCTTAGTTGCCGGTGGTGACGGATACTCAATGTTTAAAGGCAAAAAAGTTGTCGCTGAATTCGGCGCAATGGACGAAGTGCTAATTGACTACATGAACGCTATGGGCTTTGACAAAGCTGTCGAAGACAATAGAATCATGGACATCAACGACGTGGTTAGCTTCATCTTCAACTTCTTCGCTGCTTAA
- a CDS encoding HAD family hydrolase, with protein MSNYKAVVFDLYGTLLDIRTDEEKDSLWRRLAYFYSAKGADYTQDEIEQDYKRFVKEEQTLIMDVEYPDIDILKVFQRLFVEKEIRVDMRTVKETATLFRMLSLDYVKPYEHAIDLLELLKKSSCKVILLSNAQRAFTEDELKATGIIGYFDSIYISSDYLASKPEPKFFKAMLDREGLDADDCLFIGNDHRTDIKGAVIQGMDSVYMHTNCSPDLVPEEIGCNYRVDSGKIQDVIEIIKANL; from the coding sequence ATGTCTAATTATAAAGCAGTGGTATTTGATTTGTATGGAACGTTACTGGATATTAGGACTGATGAAGAGAAGGATTCGCTGTGGAGAAGACTTGCCTATTTCTATTCGGCAAAAGGTGCGGATTATACACAAGATGAAATTGAACAGGATTACAAGCGTTTTGTGAAAGAGGAGCAAACGTTGATTATGGATGTCGAGTATCCGGATATCGATATCTTAAAGGTCTTTCAGCGTTTGTTTGTTGAAAAAGAAATAAGAGTGGATATGCGCACAGTAAAAGAAACCGCCACACTCTTTAGAATGCTTTCACTAGATTATGTTAAACCTTATGAACATGCCATCGACCTTTTAGAACTGCTGAAAAAATCCAGCTGTAAGGTGATCCTCCTTAGTAATGCGCAGCGGGCATTCACCGAGGACGAATTAAAGGCGACAGGAATTATCGGCTATTTCGACAGTATCTATATCTCTTCGGATTATCTGGCAAGCAAACCGGAGCCAAAGTTTTTTAAGGCGATGCTCGATAGGGAAGGGCTTGATGCGGATGACTGTCTATTTATAGGGAACGACCATAGGACCGATATCAAAGGGGCCGTGATACAAGGAATGGACAGCGTTTACATGCATACCAATTGTTCACCAGACCTCGTACCCGAAGAGATAGGGTGCAACTATAGAGTGGATAGCGGAAAGATACAAGATGTGATAGAGATCATAAAGGCAAATCTATAA
- a CDS encoding MBOAT family protein, which translates to MLFSSISFIYYFLPIVFAIYFLVPYKFKNFILLIASLLFYFFGEPKYTFLLLLSTLVDYLHSLVIHKHRGTRKAKAALISSIAINLSILGFFKYYDFFIENINHLFHLNLLPLGLTLPIGISFFTFQTMSYTIDVYRNEAEIQRSPLGLATYISLFPQLIAGPIVRYKTVAKEINHRVHNFDLFAYGVKRFIIGLAKKVLIANQLGELSALSHTSGQPSVMFYWLGAVAFSLQIYFDFSGYSDMAIGLGRIFGFHFLENFNYPYISKSITEFWSRWHISLGAWFKDYVYIPLGGNRVGKLKWYRNILIVWFATGFWHGASWNYVLWGIYFGALLVLEKLVLSKRLIKSPALVQHAYVLFIIVISFVIFQNEDFSVMTMRLKGMFGLLDLPLASSESVYYFRSYAVVIAISLLAATPIPNRIIKNLEFNKSARLLSTIVEPVCYLLLLIVITGYLVDASFNPFLYFRF; encoded by the coding sequence ATGTTGTTTTCAAGCATCAGCTTTATCTATTACTTTTTACCCATTGTATTTGCCATCTATTTTTTGGTTCCTTATAAGTTCAAGAACTTTATATTACTGATCGCAAGCCTGCTCTTCTATTTCTTTGGCGAACCCAAGTATACCTTCCTTTTACTCCTATCCACCCTTGTGGATTATCTGCATAGTCTTGTCATCCATAAGCACAGAGGGACTAGAAAAGCTAAAGCCGCACTTATTTCATCCATTGCGATCAACTTATCCATTTTAGGATTCTTTAAATATTATGATTTTTTTATCGAAAACATCAATCATCTATTCCATCTGAATCTGCTTCCACTCGGACTTACTTTACCTATCGGAATCAGTTTTTTCACCTTTCAGACCATGAGCTACACCATCGATGTCTACCGTAACGAAGCCGAAATACAGCGCAGTCCATTAGGGCTGGCAACTTATATCTCACTGTTTCCTCAGCTTATCGCAGGACCGATTGTAAGGTATAAGACAGTTGCTAAAGAAATCAATCACCGTGTCCATAACTTCGACCTGTTCGCATATGGCGTAAAACGGTTTATCATAGGCCTTGCGAAAAAAGTACTTATCGCCAACCAGCTTGGTGAGTTGAGTGCTCTCAGCCACACAAGCGGTCAACCGAGCGTGATGTTTTACTGGCTTGGCGCAGTTGCCTTCTCTCTGCAGATCTACTTCGACTTTTCGGGATACAGCGATATGGCGATCGGTCTTGGCAGGATCTTTGGATTTCACTTTTTAGAGAACTTCAATTACCCCTACATTTCAAAAAGCATCACCGAATTTTGGAGCAGATGGCACATCTCCCTCGGTGCATGGTTTAAGGATTATGTCTACATTCCCTTGGGCGGTAACAGGGTCGGTAAGTTAAAATGGTATCGCAATATCCTTATCGTGTGGTTCGCGACAGGTTTTTGGCACGGAGCAAGTTGGAACTATGTCCTGTGGGGCATATACTTCGGTGCTCTGCTTGTTTTAGAAAAACTAGTGCTCTCAAAACGATTGATTAAATCCCCTGCTCTCGTGCAGCATGCTTATGTCCTGTTCATCATTGTCATCAGCTTTGTCATCTTCCAAAATGAAGACTTCTCTGTGATGACTATGAGACTAAAGGGAATGTTCGGACTACTTGATCTTCCACTTGCCAGTAGCGAGAGTGTCTACTACTTTAGAAGCTATGCTGTCGTCATAGCCATAAGTCTACTTGCCGCCACGCCGATTCCAAATCGCATTATTAAAAACCTTGAATTTAACAAATCAGCAAGACTTCTCTCGACTATCGTCGAACCGGTTTGTTATCTTCTACTCTTAATTGTCATAACAGGGTACTTGGTGGATGCATCATTCAATCCATTTTTGTATTTTAGGTTCTAA
- the map gene encoding type I methionyl aminopeptidase: MKKISRNDSCWCGSGKKYKQCHETSDTRLKKLKNDGYQIPTRGMIRAPKEVEGIRRSAKITHEILDLLEEKVVAGITTKEIDDIVYDYALLHGAIPATIGFQGYKHSCCTSINNVICHGVPDDTVLKEGDIINVDTTINLDGYFSDASRMYLIGEVSEEAKAIVACAKKSLELAIEKVKPFESVSIIGRTIEPYANGLGYTVVRDLTGHGIGLELHCDPQIIHYEDRDKGMIMVPGMVFTIEPMINEKSYRTKQLSDGWTITTIDGGLSAQWEHTILVTEDGAEILT, encoded by the coding sequence ATGAAAAAAATATCAAGAAACGACAGCTGCTGGTGCGGTAGCGGCAAAAAATACAAGCAGTGTCACGAAACCAGCGACACAAGACTGAAAAAACTCAAAAATGACGGTTATCAGATTCCTACAAGAGGTATGATCAGAGCTCCTAAGGAAGTGGAGGGGATTAGAAGAAGTGCGAAAATAACGCATGAGATCCTTGATTTATTAGAAGAGAAAGTAGTTGCGGGAATTACGACAAAAGAAATCGACGACATCGTTTATGACTATGCCCTGCTCCACGGCGCGATACCTGCTACGATCGGATTCCAAGGCTATAAGCACAGCTGCTGCACATCGATAAATAATGTGATCTGTCACGGAGTGCCGGATGATACGGTACTAAAAGAAGGCGACATCATCAATGTCGATACGACGATCAACTTGGACGGATACTTTTCTGATGCGAGTAGAATGTATCTGATAGGTGAAGTGTCAGAAGAAGCCAAAGCCATTGTAGCATGTGCGAAAAAGAGCTTGGAGCTTGCGATCGAAAAGGTAAAACCTTTTGAATCGGTCAGTATTATAGGAAGAACCATCGAACCTTATGCCAACGGATTAGGCTACACGGTCGTTCGCGACCTGACCGGACACGGGATCGGTCTTGAGCTGCACTGTGATCCTCAGATCATACACTATGAGGATCGTGACAAGGGCATGATCATGGTTCCTGGCATGGTCTTTACGATTGAACCGATGATCAATGAAAAAAGCTATAGGACAAAGCAGCTGAGCGACGGATGGACCATCACGACGATTGACGGCGGATTATCCGCACAGTGGGAGCATACGATACTGGTCACTGAAGACGGCGCTGAAATCTTAACCTGA
- a CDS encoding FAD-binding protein: MVFKSMVYDIVIVGAGPAGSNLARLLSTRTDYSVCLVDKRRLDEHVDEKRRKACGGLLSPDAQHMLAKLGLTIPVSILEDPQLFSVRTIDFDNGLDCHYQRFYYNMDREKFDRYLFNLIPESVTKVCGAVVKGAKRTDLFWSIEVEHASQKTIKGNYLVVADGANSLLRKNLLSGQRSPKKYISIQKWYPMTKDMPYYTGIFDSDVTDYYSWTIQKDSSLILGTAVPLGENAHEKFELLRSKTAKYLDLPLDEPVRTEGAFIERTMHLKDLKWNGDGFAIIGEAAGATSPTSAEGFSYALKSSLYLAEELCEGFENIGERYRRRCRKIALNILGKQLKSPAMYQKNIRKMVIKSGVTAMNMSEKG; this comes from the coding sequence GTGGTTTTTAAAAGTATGGTATATGATATTGTGATTGTCGGCGCAGGGCCTGCCGGCAGCAACCTTGCTAGGCTCTTATCGACAAGGACGGATTATTCGGTATGCCTTGTGGATAAACGAAGATTAGATGAGCATGTTGATGAAAAAAGACGAAAAGCATGTGGTGGTCTCTTGTCTCCAGATGCTCAACATATGTTGGCCAAACTTGGCTTAACCATACCGGTGTCGATACTCGAGGATCCCCAACTCTTCAGTGTGAGAACGATCGACTTCGACAATGGTCTGGATTGCCATTATCAGAGGTTTTATTACAATATGGATAGGGAGAAGTTTGACAGATATCTTTTCAATCTGATTCCAGAGTCTGTTACAAAGGTGTGCGGTGCTGTTGTAAAGGGTGCGAAGCGGACAGACCTGTTCTGGTCGATTGAGGTTGAACATGCATCCCAAAAGACAATTAAAGGCAACTACCTTGTCGTCGCAGACGGAGCGAACTCATTATTAAGAAAAAACCTGCTTAGCGGGCAGCGCTCTCCAAAAAAATATATCAGTATTCAAAAGTGGTATCCGATGACGAAGGACATGCCATATTATACAGGAATTTTTGACAGCGATGTGACGGATTACTATTCATGGACGATTCAAAAGGATAGCTCCCTGATCTTAGGCACCGCGGTGCCCCTAGGTGAGAACGCACATGAAAAGTTTGAGCTGTTGAGATCTAAGACCGCGAAGTATCTGGATTTACCGCTCGATGAGCCTGTAAGAACAGAAGGCGCGTTTATTGAAAGGACCATGCATCTTAAGGATTTGAAGTGGAATGGCGATGGATTTGCCATTATCGGCGAGGCGGCAGGGGCTACGAGTCCCACATCGGCAGAAGGATTCAGCTATGCACTAAAGAGTTCGCTTTACCTTGCCGAGGAGCTTTGTGAAGGCTTTGAAAATATCGGTGAGCGCTACAGAAGACGGTGCCGGAAGATTGCTCTGAATATTTTAGGGAAACAGCTGAAAAGTCCTGCAATGTATCAGAAGAACATCCGAAAAATGGTCATCAAATCTGGAGTCACAGCAATGAACATGTCAGAAAAAGGATAG
- a CDS encoding class D sortase, whose protein sequence is MKKLGTILMILGLIVLSIPLIDTVMLKVVQANMLNQAVINQDESLQSAFYSLNSVYERQDEWLSIDENEVPASGQDAVLKDSLVEGYEMFIEEQSLNVGDDALSEPTTEPVTEPVTEPTTEEEFPLATEDEDSDGPHEFVYLGTITIPSIDLEMPLVDGTTVDDLRWSAGHMKRTAYPGEIGNVVIAGHRGYNFGRLFNRLDELGKGDKIIVNTPKGKFVYTVYVSKIVEPEDTYVTNQTDKHKVLTLITCTPIYKSTHRIIIHALMD, encoded by the coding sequence ATGAAAAAATTAGGAACGATATTGATGATTCTTGGCTTGATCGTACTTTCAATCCCATTGATCGATACTGTAATGTTAAAAGTAGTACAAGCGAATATGTTGAATCAGGCTGTCATCAATCAGGATGAGAGCCTACAAAGTGCGTTTTATAGCTTAAATAGTGTGTATGAGCGTCAGGATGAGTGGCTCTCTATCGATGAGAACGAGGTGCCTGCAAGCGGTCAGGATGCGGTGCTTAAAGATTCGTTGGTGGAAGGTTACGAGATGTTCATCGAAGAACAGAGTCTGAATGTAGGGGATGATGCGCTATCTGAACCTACGACTGAGCCTGTCACTGAACCTGTGACTGAGCCGACGACCGAAGAAGAGTTTCCACTTGCTACAGAGGATGAGGACTCCGACGGACCGCATGAGTTTGTCTATTTGGGTACGATCACTATCCCGAGCATCGATCTTGAAATGCCGCTTGTTGATGGAACGACTGTGGATGACTTAAGATGGTCTGCGGGTCATATGAAGAGGACTGCTTACCCGGGTGAAATCGGCAATGTGGTCATCGCTGGGCACAGGGGCTATAACTTTGGAAGACTGTTCAATCGACTAGATGAACTAGGCAAAGGGGACAAGATCATTGTTAATACTCCAAAAGGCAAGTTCGTCTATACGGTATATGTCAGTAAGATTGTAGAACCTGAGGATACTTATGTTACCAATCAGACGGACAAGCATAAAGTGCTGACCTTAATCACCTGCACACCTATTTATAAATCTACGCATCGAATCATCATCCATGCTTTAATGGATTAA
- a CDS encoding methyl-accepting chemotaxis protein, whose product MFTKNNHAVFTNFIPYLKTVMQKDIMASVTDREKFIAYAPGDQLDVKLEVGMPIPANDPLKATIEQNKIITAIVPAQVYGIPFRAITYPIRDKKGNCIGAVGIAESLVKEQQISDGLEKIIARIIESNGGVKTIADEVQQLTSGIEELSATSQEVSATVEGIANSSNSIYTMVEEATNASKNVIEEANSGIESISAINHTISSLTEDIEGVKSQIENLNASIGKAYEMINLINDISNQTNLLALNASIEAARAGEHGRGFAIVADEVGKLAIQSQSASTEISSIMKMIQNEIASVVSKVGETASKTNMNSQEVEKATTNIQTILKDISEVDKAIVMVKTHVQDQVTNTSEIQKATEALAETIEESASYGSMINEKLTDQIRNLDQVESEVHNSVKKLMNI is encoded by the coding sequence ATGTTTACAAAGAACAATCATGCAGTATTTACGAACTTTATACCGTATTTAAAGACTGTGATGCAAAAGGATATCATGGCATCGGTGACAGACCGAGAAAAGTTCATCGCATATGCGCCAGGAGATCAACTTGATGTAAAATTGGAAGTCGGCATGCCGATTCCTGCAAATGATCCGTTAAAAGCAACAATTGAACAAAACAAAATAATTACTGCAATTGTTCCTGCACAAGTATATGGAATACCCTTTAGAGCGATTACATACCCCATTAGAGATAAGAAGGGCAACTGCATCGGTGCAGTAGGAATCGCCGAAAGCCTTGTTAAGGAGCAACAGATTTCAGACGGTCTTGAAAAGATAATCGCTAGGATTATCGAGTCCAATGGCGGTGTTAAAACCATTGCAGATGAAGTACAGCAACTGACTAGTGGTATCGAAGAGTTATCAGCTACTTCTCAAGAAGTTTCAGCAACGGTTGAAGGAATCGCAAACTCTTCAAACAGCATCTATACGATGGTTGAAGAAGCGACAAATGCCAGTAAAAACGTCATTGAGGAAGCCAATAGCGGTATTGAATCAATTTCGGCGATCAACCATACGATCAGCAGTCTGACAGAGGATATCGAAGGTGTAAAATCACAAATTGAAAACTTGAACGCCTCAATAGGAAAAGCCTATGAGATGATCAATCTGATCAATGACATATCCAACCAAACCAACCTTTTGGCACTTAACGCATCCATCGAAGCGGCAAGGGCTGGAGAGCACGGCAGAGGTTTTGCCATTGTCGCCGACGAGGTGGGTAAGCTTGCGATTCAATCCCAAAGCGCTTCGACAGAGATTTCAAGTATCATGAAAATGATTCAAAATGAAATTGCGAGCGTAGTAAGTAAAGTAGGAGAAACCGCTTCTAAAACGAATATGAACAGCCAGGAAGTTGAGAAAGCAACGACTAATATCCAAACAATCCTTAAGGATATCAGTGAGGTGGATAAGGCGATTGTGATGGTTAAAACACATGTTCAGGATCAGGTGACCAACACCTCAGAAATTCAAAAGGCTACGGAAGCACTAGCTGAAACCATTGAGGAATCGGCATCCTATGGATCGATGATCAACGAGAAGCTCACAGATCAGATTCGAAATTTAGATCAAGTGGAATCGGAAGTACATAATTCAGTAAAAAAACTGATGAATATCTAA
- a CDS encoding D-2-hydroxyacid dehydrogenase, with product MKLVVLDGYTLNPGDLSWDPIRKFGELTIYDRTPADLIDERILDCEIVITNKTPIDEELIRRHPKMKMIAVLATGYNVVDVKAARENGVVVCNVPTYGTDAVAQYVFALLLGLAHRVEKHDQTVRAGKWTNHQDFCYWETPLFELSGKSMGIIGMGKIGAKTAEIAQAFGMTVLAYDLNPDRSLESKALHFVPLDEVFKRSDVISLHVPLFESTRNLVNKNTIAQMKKGVYIINTSRGPLVNEQDLYEALLYGHVAGAAVDVVSVEPIQSDNPLLKAPNMIITPHIAWAPVEARGRLMDTVVENIESYIEGRPVNTVDR from the coding sequence ATGAAGCTAGTTGTACTGGATGGATATACCTTGAATCCTGGCGATTTGAGCTGGGATCCTATTAGAAAATTCGGTGAGCTGACAATCTACGATAGGACTCCAGCAGACCTTATCGATGAAAGGATTTTAGACTGTGAGATCGTGATTACGAATAAGACCCCGATTGATGAGGAGCTGATTAGGAGACATCCTAAAATGAAGATGATTGCTGTTTTGGCAACTGGATATAACGTAGTGGATGTAAAGGCGGCTCGAGAAAACGGTGTTGTGGTTTGCAATGTTCCAACGTATGGAACCGATGCTGTAGCCCAGTACGTTTTTGCTCTGCTCTTGGGTCTTGCACACCGTGTGGAAAAACACGACCAGACGGTCAGGGCGGGCAAATGGACGAACCATCAGGACTTCTGCTACTGGGAAACGCCCCTGTTCGAATTATCGGGTAAAAGCATGGGAATCATCGGAATGGGAAAGATAGGCGCTAAAACTGCCGAAATTGCTCAGGCGTTCGGTATGACTGTGCTTGCATACGACTTGAACCCCGATCGAAGTCTGGAATCGAAAGCCTTACACTTTGTGCCCTTAGACGAAGTCTTTAAGCGTTCAGATGTAATTTCCTTACATGTGCCTCTTTTTGAGAGTACGAGAAATCTAGTGAATAAGAATACGATAGCTCAAATGAAAAAGGGCGTCTATATCATCAATACCTCTAGAGGCCCGCTGGTCAATGAACAGGATTTGTATGAAGCTCTTTTATACGGTCATGTGGCAGGCGCCGCAGTGGATGTGGTATCGGTTGAACCAATCCAATCTGACAATCCGCTCCTTAAGGCGCCTAATATGATTATCACACCCCATATCGCCTGGGCACCCGTCGAAGCCAGAGGACGCCTCATGGATACGGTGGTTGAGAATATCGAATCCTATATCGAGGGAAGACCGGTAAATACGGTGGATCGTTAG